The nucleotide sequence AGGGGAGGTATTTGCTGAGTGCCTGAGTGATAGCGCCATCTTTGTCCAGAGTCCTAACTGCAACCAGCGGTATGGCTGGCACCCAGCCACAGTTTGTAAAATTCCACCAGGTAAGATGTTGAAGATGCCTCTTGTGTAGCAATCAGAGAAATTAGCCAAAATTGGCAATGAGGCACCCattgaacaaaaataattagaaatttGATGACTCCTCAGGTGAACAACCAGTCAGAGCTCATGTTCTCACCTACTGGTTCTGATGCTGATTTACTATCCTCATGCAACCCAATTGCCACAAATTAAGTACAAGCGGACCCAAGGACACCAAACATAACACAAAAACTCTGGGTTATGATtggccacagacacacaatgacAGATCAGAGCCAGCCAAAAGCCAGATGTCTACTTGGTGTGTCCAGGCACAGGGAAAACCTATATTAACTGCTGCTATGTTTCTCGCTATGTTCTTTCAGGTTGTAATCTAAAAATCTTCAACAACCAGGAATTTGCAGCCCTGCTGGCTCAGTCAGTCAACCAGGGCTTTGAGGCTGTCTACCAGCTCACCAGGATGTGCACTATCCGCATGAGCTTTGTCAAAGGCTGGGGAGCCGAGTACAGGTGGGCAATGccaacacatatatatattaatagTTTTTATTCCAACATGGTCCATATCTGCTCAGGTTTGAATTAATCTaattttaaatatgaataaaacttGCCACTAGTTATGCTTGTTTTTACCAAtgatagacagatagatagcctttattttcattataattTCTCATCTGTCACAGCTTAAGACATGGAAATTGATGTGAAACTATTGGTTAAGGAATTGATTCTGATGCGTCACAAACTCAACTTAAACAGACTTGGTAAAACATTATGGTCATTATTAAAGGCAACATGAAGCATTGTCATGTGAAGCAAATAGTTAAATCTAGgaatgctttttgtttgttagtgGGAGTCATTAttgcagatttgttttcacaaaCCTTTCCTTCGCAATAAATTTGAGTATTACAATGAAGTAGAGCCTAACAAACCATAACATCCTCTTCCTGGCCACATACTGCTTATGCTAAAGCGCAGCGTAAAGCATTTTTAGTCGTGCGTGGTTCAAAGTGAAAGCACAGTCGagacattaaaatgtatgtctTTTGTTTCCCAGACGGCAGACTGTCACAAGCACTCCTTGCTGGATAGAGCTGCATTTGAACGGTCCCCTGCAGTGGCTGGACAAGGTTCTAACCCAGATGGGTTCTCCGTCTGCACGTTGCTCCAGTATGTCCTAAACAGCTAAGGAAATACCCAAAAAACGCAGCCCATTACAAAGATCATTAAATTCTAAACTTGTGAGTCCTctcatgaaaaaaatggaaaccCCACAGAATGAATTTTCTGTAACATACGTCATAGTATTTGTGGCCCAGTTCCACATCCCTCTCTaaactttacacacacacgcacacacatacacacaccaataCACTGAAGAACAAATGCAACtacactgtcacacactcacacacatacacatacagaatTTTCAGTAAAAAATTTGGCACTTTGTTACCCATCTATGTCATGCACCTTGTTAAATTGCTTTTCCCCAAATCCTTAATATTAGATCTATTTGTGgtacaaataaaatgtatattggTTTTTAGTCCAGGAAGTAGGGGAAATACCAAAAATCTCTGTGAATAGTTTCTCAGTATTGAAGATTGCTTGTATGAGTAACACAAGCTTGAAtgctaaaatgattttttttccagcccaCCCCAACCATTGTTCTGAACCTAAGTTTACTTTTCTCTGGGAAACTTGGCCCCATCTTTTGTCAAAGGgggcaggggggtggggggtttggTTGGTGAAGAAACGATGGCCTTGGTGGCCGTTCTCCTCTGACGGAAACGCCacaatgtgttttgtgaaatttgATTGAATTGACTTTGCCAGTATGGCCCTTTTTGTAACTCTTGACGTGTGTCTTTATAAGACATACCTCTTAATGGACAAATAGGAATGTTAGTTtaagaagaaaatcaaaaacccaaaacaaactgcagactGAGTCTGGCTgtagtttatttctttataattACACAGCACTACATGTGCTTGGTTTAGTTGACTTGCATCCCCACTGAACGGCCTGGTTTGGAAGCTAAAGAGATATTGACCAGGCTTTGCAGGGTGCACTGGGCAGGGACCAGAGAATATCAGCTGTTatgtaaaagcttttttttctctttttgacaCGACACTGGGAGTCCTGGGGCTCTCCAAGGTGAAGCATTACACATCTCACCAGGAGAAATTGAAGGTATCAATAAATTCATTCTGTTTTTAGCCTATATCCCCATTGTTTTGCTACTTTTTTGTATTctcatgtatttttatatataaatatacttaAATTTTTCTGTCGTTCACTTTTTATTGAAGTAATATTTTCAAGACCACAGTTGTTTCTAAAGTGACATGGAGGGTATGGATCATTCCTTCATTTTACCCAAAAGGTTCAGTTTAAATTCATTTCCAATAGCAGCTCTTTGTCttggtattaaaaaaaacactgccccACATGATGTGTAGCCTGTTTGTATCCTTAGTTTTTGCAAAAAAATCTGGTGCATTTAAAGTACACAAAACCTGAAACCCAAAATCTACTTTCCTGTATCGGTTTTAATGATTCCAGAGGTATGTAAAACTCTGTAATGgccatttattcattcatctcttcactttttttgaaaaacacacGTGACCTCTTACAGCCTTTTGGTGCTCAGTCAAGCGGGTTAAGGTCAACCAGATATAATTGGCTTTCAAAATGTTACAGAAACATGGGAGGAAAGCAGTTTTCTTCcatgagaagagaagagcaaaTGTGCCTGCACACTGGGACattctgtgttaatgtgtgtgttgtatttgttctgtctataaaatacagtatgtacaacAAGACTTATTAGCTTAAACTCTGCCATTATTGTCATTATGTGGCTGTTGCGAGTTTAAcatgttttccctcctcccttctttttgatgtaaatgtgtttaCCTTATGGCACTAGTGATTGTACTTTAAGTGCACCTAGTGAAGTTTGGATTTGGGGAACTGAACCATGTGTTAGGGTCCAGTGTtacattgtttttatctttgGCCTACAACAtatgaatgtgaaaaaatacattacaaaaaCTGACGTGGACCAGACGTACATATACATAACagtagtacagtatgtgtgtatttaacagTAATCTTTTTGCAAAGCAGTCAGTACAGTAGATGTCGCAGTTGTTTTACCAGTAGAGGGCGGTATTGATAGAGCAGTTCTTCTTTTCTGACCATAAGCTTCTCAGGCGTGTGGCATATTATGCAGACTTCATAAAACACTAATAAAGATTTTTATTCTCATGATTCatgagtctttgtgtgtgtgtgtgtgtgtgtgtgtgtgtgtttagttatATTACTGAAAATATAAAGACTGGTGGCCCATACAATATAGAACAGAATAGGCTTTtaattgtgggtgctccacgaagacAAACAGTGAACAGGGACACAGATTAAGTCCACACAACACAACTGTTAAACTGTCATTATTTAACCGACAAATGTGGTGTTTCTGTAACACAGTTTCATCTTGGTTTAATTTGTTGCACCTGCCCTTCAGTCCTTTTGTAAACGGATGTCTTAATATTTGTGGAGTAGCACGGGTACTAATGCTGGCTGATAGTATCTAGACTTTGTTTCGGCAGTGATGGAAAGTGCAACACTGCCACAATGACAGTATCATAAGTGCTGTATTTCCCACTTAACATGACTTTTAATCAGTAATGATAAACCAGCGATAGAGCTGGACATTACTTGAAGTCCGTATGGGTTTGACAAGCGTGACGTTTGTCCTTCCTCAGCCACCGTAGGCTACGTCAGAAAAGAATACTGTCAGCTATCTCAGCTACCCACTTGCAGAGACAACATGGCATTTACTTTGTATTCCCTCATTCAGGCAGCAATTCTGTGCGTCAATGCTGTTGCTGTGTTGCACGAAGAAAGATTTCTCAGTAAAAGTAAGTGGCTGTTGTTAAAACTATTTGGGCCCTTAGgtgtcatttaaaattaaaaatcgCTAATAGCTAATGCTAACTACCATGTAACTTAAAAGCTAGtgcaaatataaacattttagaTTTAACAGTGAAGATTGATGTTGTTTAGAGTTGCTGTACCAGCCTATAATGAACGGCTGAACCGAGAAGTTGCTGTTAACTCTAATCTAAACCTAATCAAGATTTGTTACAGTTTCCtacttttaaaagctttttaaacAATCAGACACAACAGGGTTAGCTGAGAGTAGGAAATTTAATTACTGGTATAAAATAGAACGAAAATACAATCAAATTATTTAGCTTCTTCTGATGATGAAGCTATTATCTGTTGAtctatttgtgtatgtgtgtgatccATCTTCAGTTGGCTGGGGAGTGGACCAAAGTGTCGGAGGATTTGGAGATGAACCAGGCATCAAAGTGCAGCTAATGAACCTTGTCCGCTCTGTAAGGACGGTGATGAGAGGTGGGTGTCCACTGCATGTATACACAAACTGGTTGGTTTAATAGGGAGTGATGAGTGACACTTTCTCATACCAAACTGTCTGTCTCGCCCTACAGTGCCGCTAATCGCAGTCAATTCAGTCTGCATcgtgctgctgcttctgtttggATGAAGTGAAGTGACAGAAGTTGTCAGGAGAACATCTCCATCATCTCAGGAACCCTTCTAAAGAACCACTTTatttctctgacacacagaaTGTCTCCTGTCAGCCTGCGTACAAATGTTGTCATTTGATATTCCACATCAGTACATGGGACATTAGGGCCTGTGATTCAAAATAAGTAAATGCAGAACTGTAAACTTGCCTCTTTTTTGAATAGTATAATAACATAGTAATACAATTTCACTGTTTGGGTTTTCTGGAAAAACATTTATAAGCCAAATGTGATTTTACACTTAAATTGTATCAATGAAGATCTGGATACCAGCTGTAACTACTGAGATGCAGTGGACtgactgtaaaatgtttgtgaATATGTGGTATGTGGttttttttgtagaaatatTCATGAGTAAAGAGTTTTAAAAGTTTCACCTGGAGTCTCATGTCGCAGGTGTTGTTTATCATGTTCACATTGTTAAGATAAAACAGCCTAAAATATAATGGGGGTAACACCAGCTAAAACAATCTAAAATTATATGAAATACAAGAGGGAGATGCAGgcatcaaaaatacattttagagaATTAATTTATTGATGTGTTAACATATGAACAGTATTGAGGGAGGTCTGTGAATTAGTCCAAGCAAAGTCAGAAGTCTTAATATTTATATCTATATCTTTGAGCTAATCACAACACACAGTGCTTGTCATTCAGTTGTCTGAATTCTGGACACTACccaaacattttacatttagagCTCtatcagttgtgttgtgttccATTTTTTCATAACATAGAAGAAGTCCCTTCAATGCACAAATCTAACAAATTAATATATCATGTGTGTGGCCATGTCCTTATCctatttattattgttgtccTGGAAAGGTCAGTATTTGAGACttgaatgtttttgctt is from Lates calcarifer isolate ASB-BC8 linkage group LG13, TLL_Latcal_v3, whole genome shotgun sequence and encodes:
- the LOC108878490 gene encoding immediate early response 3-interacting protein 1; protein product: MAFTLYSLIQAAILCVNAVAVLHEERFLSKIGWGVDQSVGGFGDEPGIKVQLMNLVRSVRTVMRVPLIAVNSVCIVLLLLFG